The following DNA comes from Peribacillus sp. FSL E2-0218.
ACAAAAGTACTTGGCCATGATGCATTATTCCCATTTGCTTTCCTCTTTCAAGATACAAAAAGCCCGCAGAATGAGTTGTCAGATCATATGCATGACTTTTATGAAATCGTCTATGTCTATAGCGGCAAAGGAACCTTTTTCATTGGTGATGTGTTTTATGATATGCAGCAAGGGGATGTATTCCTGATTCCCAACAACACCATTCATAGGGCAATGCCTGATAGGGGCGATCCGGTTACTTCGACGATCACCTTTTTCAGTCCGGCCTTACTATATAAAGACATGATGGATGATTCTTTTTCATATTTACATCTGTTTGACCTACTGAAAAAGCGAAAGAAATATAAAATATCCTTGTCAAAAATCGAACAATCAAGATTGGAGGAGCAGCTGCTCAACATTCAACGTGAAGCAACCAGCGACGCATTGGGCTCAAGGCATGCCTGCATTCTCACTGTTCATCAGATTCTGCTGGATTTACATCGAGCAATTGCCGATGATGAACAAGCCCCCTATATTGGACATACATATAGTCCAGAATGGATCCAAGCGATCTTGATCCATATCCATGACCATTTAAGTGAACCATTGACCCTCTCTACGCTGGCCGGCAAAGCCTCGGTCAGCCCCTCCCATTTCAGCAGGGTTTTTAAGGAAACGACGGGAATCGGGTTGGTGGTATATTTGAACATGAAAAGAATCATCAAAGCGAAAGAATTGTTATCGGGAACGGATCTGACCGTTTCCTCCATCGCGGAAATGTGCGGCTTTGAAAGCATGCCTCAATTTTATCGAACCTTTAAAAAATACAATGATAAAACACCTGCAGTATTTCGGAAAGGAAAATCGAATGGGCTGAGATAGGGATTCCAGCCTTTACCCAGGTAGGCAGGCAAGCCCGTCTCCGCCAAGAATGATCCGGCCACGTAAAATGGAAGTGTCCCCCATCAAATATCATTTGGGAGACACTTCCATTCTATTAATCCACTATGCTGGTTTTACGATTGGACGTACAAAACGAATGACTGCAAGCGAGGCAAAAACAGCTAATCCTCCTGCCAGCAAGAAGGCTACCGTGTATGTACCTGAAGTATCGACAATGTATCCCGTTAAAGTTGGTCCAATGATTCCTGCTGTATTGGCCAGGAAATGCATGAATCCGCCAACAGAGCCTACGTTATCGGGATCCACCACGTCATTAATGATTGCCCAGTAAATGGCACCTGTTAAATATAAGAAGAAAACAGATAGTGCCACCAGCGTAACGGCCGACAACGTCGTCGTTACAATCCCTGCCAAGCCAATACAGACGGCAGATAGGAACAAACAGGTTACAAGCACTAACTTTCTGGAGAATAAGACACCCTTTTGTGCGAACTTCTTATAGAAGAAATCCGACACGAAACCACCCAGAGCAAGACCAATGAACCCGAAAATCCAAGGAATCACCGTGATGATGCTCATGTTTTCCACGCTTAGACCACGAGCGTTGACCAAATAGCTTGGAAACCAGGTTAAAAAAAAGAACAAAATATAGTTATACGAAAAAAACGCGAGTGCTGTAAATAAAACGGTTTTTTGTTTTAGGTAAAACGTGAATTTCAGGTTTCCCTCCGTTGTTGCTGCAACATATTGGTTTCCTGGATTTTCCTGAGCGATCGAGTCATTTGGTTTTTCCTTGGCAAATTTCCACCAGCAAATCGCCCATATCAGGCCGATGATCATAATGGCGATGAAAGACACTCTCCACCCATAGGAAATCGCTATAAAACCAACAATCGGTCCTGCTATCGCACCGCCAAGCGGAGTGCCGCTGTTCGTCAATCCGATCACGGATGCCCGCTTATTGGCCGGGAACCAGTTATTCACCATTTTATTGATCGTAGCCGAAAGCGGTCCTTCACCCATCCCAAACAAGATGCGGATGATGATCATACTGGCAAATCCCACGGCAAGTACAAGCGCACCGCTAAATAAGGACCAAACAATCATTGCCACGAAAAGCGTCAACTTTGCCCCCCACCTATCCGAGGCCATTCCTCCAAGGAAGTTGAATATCGCATATCCAACCGAAAAACTACTAAAGATAATCCCCATCTGTGTTGCTGTTAAAGATAAATCATCTTGAATGAACGGCGCTGCAATGGACAGTGCGGAACGATCCAAATAATTTATCACCCCTGCCAAGAACAAAAAAACAATGATCATTCCTCTACCATTTGAAAACATAATGACCCCCCTAATACGTTTTCGACAATTAATACAGCAAATTTGAAACCGTTTCCAACCGGAGTCCAGTTAAAACAGACTAAATCGGTTTAGAACGCCAATAAAAAAGCGCTTTCTTTTTTTGGGGGAATTCGAGCTGCTGGCTCTAGCACGAATTCCTCATAAGCAAAGTCGGCTTCAAGCGATGAACGCTTGTGTCTTTTTTTTCTTCTTTATTGATTTGACTGAGCAGTAATTCGGCTGCCAAGTTGGCCATTTCAATCGCTGGCTGATCAATCGTCGTGATTGTCGGTGTATAAAAACTGGCATACGGTACATCATCGATACCGATAACGGCTATATCTCCGGGAATATTGATTTCGTGTTTTTTCATATATCGCAACACTTCATTCAGGACGATATCATTCCCTGCCAGTATCGCTTGAGGCCGCCTTTCCAAATCGAAAAATTCTGAAAGCGCAACTGGAATTTCATCTATATTGACGGTTTTTATATAATCCGAATTGGATGGTATTCCGTGTGAAGAGAGTGCATCTTTGTATCCCTGGATCCGCTCGATTCTTGGACTGATATCACGGATTATTGATGTGGTTATGATTGCGATATGTTCAATGCCCTTTTCAATAAACCTATCAACCGCAAGCTTTGACGCTAGATGATTATCCAGCATGACCGTTGCAATATTCAATTCTTCAATGGTCCTATCCATGAAGACAATCGGAAATTGGTCACTCTTCATGCGCTTATATAAATCGAGATTGTCTCCTGTCGGGAAAATGATGATCCCATCCACTTGTTTGGCTCTAAGCATTTCAATATAATTCTTTTCCTTTTCAGGATTGTCATCTGCATTGCATACGATGATATGGAAACCATGATCGTAGAAGTAGTTCTCTATCGCCCTAATCACTTGCGTAGAAAACGTGTGAAGGATATTGGCCACTACCACCCCTACGGTAAAAGTGGATTTTTGCTTTAAACTGCGTGCAAGGATATTAGGCTGATAGTTTAACTCTTCGATCGTTTCTTCGATCTTTTTCCTCGTTTTCTCGCTCATATACTCATATCTCTTGTTCAAGTATTGGGAAACCGTGCTTTTTGATACTTTTGCGTGATTGGCAACATCAGTAATTGTAATGGGTTTCATATCGTTCATTCCTGTCATGTGATTTCATTTATCTGCTAAATAGCCTGTAAACAAAATTGCTCAGATATAATGAATATTCTATTATAGAAAGTGATCGTTTACAATCAACTTCTTATGCAGTGAAATAAGCTCTGGTTTCCCCATACGTTGAACGAATGACGCCTTCAAGTTCATGCCAATCCATCAATGCCATTGCTTTGGCATTCAGACGCCCGAGTAAGCCATGAAGCCCCCATCGACAGGCACCGTTATCCCAGTGACAAACCCTGAGTATGATTCATCTGCCAGCCAAAGCAAAGTACCAAGTAAATCCTCTGGCTTTCCAAAACGCTTCATCGGTGTGGCCGTAATGATTTTATTGGATCTAGCCGTCAGGCTGCCATCTTCGGTTAACAACAGATCTCGATTTTGCTTCGTCAGGAAGAATCCTGGAGCAATGGCATTCACCCGTAAACCCGCTTCGGCAAAATGAACGGCCATCCACATGGTGAAATTATTGATCGAAGCTTTTGCAGCACTATATGCCGGCACTTTTGTCATCGGGGAGTATGAGCTCATGGAAGACAGATTAATGATGGCTGGTGCTTCCGCTTGCAGCAGCTCTTTCCCAAAAACTTGACTTGCCAAAAATGTACCCGTGAAATTACTGGAAAAAACCTGCGAGAAACCATTTTCATCCAAATCGAAAAACGATTTCCCTTCGGTTTCCTCGCCATATGTCTCAGGAGCTGTAATCGCATCTGGATGATTGCCCCCTGCTCCATTTATTAATATATCCACACGGCCGAACGTTTTTTTGATTTCCTCTCTTGCCTTTTCCAATGAGCTCCTGTCCAATACGTCAGTCGCGATCGATAGGGCAGTGCCGCCATCTCGTTCAATGAGCTCGACCACTTCCCGACCTTTTTCTGCCGTTCTGTTCAATATGGCAATCTTGACTCCGTGGCGAGCTAATTCTATTGCCATTTTGGAACACAATACACCGCTGCCTCCAGTGATTACCGCTACTCTGCTTGATAGGTTTTCATGGATGGGAATCATGAGCGGCCGCCTAATTTTGCCGCTTCATTGGCATCCCATAATCCAAGCAAATACATGATCCCTAAAGCCCGGTCGTATAATCCATAACCAGGACGGCAAACCTCTCCCCAAATATGGCGGCCATGGTCTGGTCTGACATAGCCCGAATAATGCTGCTTATTCAATTCTGCTACAACACCCTGTACGTTTATGGAACCATCCTGTGTATAATGAGACGTTTCCACAAAATCACCGTTTTCATAGATCTTTACATTCCGGATATGCGAGAAAGGAGCGCGGTACGCATACTTTTTAGCTACCTGAACCATATCATTTTCCGGATTGGCCCCCATCGAGCCTGTGCACATCGTGAATGCATTCGATGGTGAATTCGATATCGAGATTAGCTTTTCATAACTCGCTTCCCCGGTAATGATTCGCGGCAAACCAAAAATGGACCATGGTGGATCATCTGGATGGATAGCCATTTTAATGCCTGATGCCTCGGCAACCGGTAATATTTCCTTAAGGAATATTCCCAAATTCGCCCATAGCTGTTCTTCATCCACGCGTTTATAGGCTTCGAACAATTCCGAAATCCGCTCCATTTTTTCCGGTTCCCAGCCTGGCAGCGTTAAATCCGAAGCTTCGGCTACCGTTCGGATCAACTCTTGCGGATCTAACGTATCCACCTTTCCCTTTTCATAAAATAATGCAGTTGAACCATCTTCGAGAGGATGGAACATTTCCGTTCGCGTCCAATCAAATATCGGCATGAAATTATAACAAATGACTTTTACGCCCACCTCTGAAAGGTTGCGGATCGTCTCTTTGTAATTCTCGATGTACTTCATGCGATCTTCATTGCCCAATTTAATCGATTCATGAACGTTAACACTTTCCACAACATCCGTGTGAAAACCAAAGGATTGGATATAGTCAATTTCCTTTTTGATTTCTTCCTTTTCCCATACCTCACCTACCGGTTTTTGGTGCAATGCCCAAACGATCCCTTTGACTCCCGGAATTTGTTTAACCTGCTCCAACGTGACTGTATCATTGTCCTTCCCGTACCATCTAAATGTAATATTCATCGTGCACCACCTCCATCATTCCGCAATTTTCTGCATGTATTTTTTACTCAATTCAACTACAGCGTCATAGCCGCCGCTCTTATAAGCTTTATTCAAGTCACTGCCAATCCCTGTCGCAACTGCACCGGCTTGGAGCCAATCATTCATATTGTCCAGATTGACTCCGCCGGTCGGCATGATCCGTACATTAGGCAGCGGACCATTGACACTCTTGATGAATGAAGGGTCAAAATGGTTTGCCGGAAATAACTTTAACACATCACACCCTGCTTCAAGTGCTGAAGCCATTTCCCTTATTGTCATGCAACCAGGCATATATGGCACCCCATATCGATTGCAAAGCGTGGCAACACCCTCGACAAAATAGGGACTGACAATGAATTGGGCACCAGATAATATGGCATGCCGGGCCGTTTCCGAATCCAATACAGAGCCAGCTCCGATGAGGGCGTCCGTATTCACCAGGTGCTTGAACGCTTCTTCTATTTGCGGTGTTGTATACGTCAATTCAATTGCACGTATACCGCCTTCGATAGCTGCTTTAGACAGCTGGGCAGCCTCCTCTGCATGCTGACCCCGAATTACCGCGACAACCTTCATTTCGGTTAGTTGATTGATTATTGAATGTTTTTCCATCATGCTCCCCCTTCATTGAATACGATGATCGCTTTGCGAACCTGTTCCGGATGGCTTTCAACAAAATTGAATGCCTCCTGGACATCCTCAAGGGAAAAAGTATGTGTAACTAACCCTTCTTGTCTGAGCTTCCCTTCATTTAACAGTTTGACCACTTTAGGGAACTGGTTGGTTTGCAGCCTGGAGCCTTTCACCGAAACTTCCTTCTTCGTGATGGGAAGCTGGGATATCGCTGCAGTGCGTTCATCAAAACCGAGCACGACAATCCTGCCTGCTGTAGAAACTACATTGAAGGACATTTCGAATGTCATCGGTAAACAAACCGCATCAATGACGACATTGGCTCCTTCAAAGTTCGTCCATTCCTGCACTCGCGCCTGAACATCTTCTTTTCCGGCATGGACGGTAACATCAGCACCACTTTTTTTGGCGAATGACAATCGCTCTTCACTTAAATCCGTAATCATTACCGAAGCGCCTTGCAGCTTGGCCATCTTCAATATGCAAATTCCAATCGGTCCCGCTCCTTGGATAAGGACCGTGTCCCCTTCCTCTACCTCGCCCCGCCAAACCGCCTGGGCACCGATTGTATATGGCTCAGCCAATACTATTTCCTCCCAAGCGATAGCGGAGTCGACAACGTGCAATTGTTTCTCGGGAAGGACGCACCATTCCCTCATTCCGCCCTCTTCATGTACACCGAATACAGACAATGTTTCACAAACATTTTGGCGTCCCTTGCGGCAGGCGTAACATGTTCCGCAATATCGAATCGGCTCTATGACCACGTGATCCCCCACTTTAATGCCGACTACCTCTTCACCAATCTCCGCAACCTCACCTGCCACTTCATGTCCTACGATTCGCGGCAACGTTGCAAGGGGATTCGTTCCATGGTAAATATGCATATCCGACCCGCAAATCCCAACCCTTTTCACTTTCACAAGAACATCCGTCGGGTTTGAAATCCGGGGCTTCTCCACTTCCTGTATGACCAGCTCATGTGCTTTCCGTACTTGAACCGCTTTCATTTCCCCACCTGCTTTGTAAGAAATTCATAAACAGTCGAAGCTATCGTAATACCTTCTTTTATGTTTTTTTCTTCATTGATTTGTTCAATTTCACCTGGAACGTATACCCGATCGAATCCAGGAGCAGACTCAACCTGTTGCAATTCTTCGATCATTCGATCCATTTGCTCCAGAAATCTATCCGTATCCGTAAAATAAGAAGGATTGATTACACAAAAGTAATGTCCAAGTTTCCGTTTCTTATCAAGATCATCATACATTTTCCCGATATGCGGTCCAAACGCTGCACCTGCCAATAATCCGGAAAATACATCGACAATCACGGATAGGCCATACCCTTTTGGGCCGCCGAAAGGGGAAAGGGAAACGACTGAATTGGGATCCGTCACAGGAGCCCCATTATCATCGACGCCCCAGCCTTCAGGAATTTCCTTGCCTTCTTCTTTTGCCTGAAGGATTTTCCCCAATGCAGCATTTGAAGTTGCCATATCCAGGATGAAGGGCTTCTTACTTTTGGCAGGCACTCCGTATGCAATTGGATTTGTTCCCAGAAATGAAGTCTTTCCTCCAAATGGAACGACAATCTTATCCGTATGTGACATCGCAATCCCGATCAACTTCTCATCAGTTGCTTTTTGGACAAAATAGCTTAGTGCCCCGCAATGGCTGCTATTGAATGCGGTCACCATCCCGACACCATTATTTCGTGCCATTTCGATGGCGTGATTCATCGCCTCTTCACCAATCACATGTCCGAATCCATCGTCCCCATCAACAACACCCGTAACAGGTCCAGTCTTTTCAAAGGACATTTGCGCATCAAGATTGATACCACCGGCTTTTATCCGATTTACGTAATGCTCCGTTCGCAATACCCCATGCGAATTGACATTTCTTAGATCTGCATGAACCAGTACCTCTGCGACTTTTTCGGCACTTTCTTCCTTCAATCCCGCTTCAGTCAATTTTTGTATGACCAATCGTTTGGCTTCCCCTGCTTGTATCGTTACGGTTGCCATATTCTCCCCCCATTGTTTCTATTGTCTATCTTTCAACAACAGCTTCTTTGCGGATGAACGGCAGTACTTCATCCAAGTATGGCAATCCTTCATTATCTCCGGAAACAGTGGTGACAATTGCGCCGACGGCATTGGCGAATGTCAACCTTTCATCGATCGGTAACCCTTGGAGGTATCCGTATATATACCCTGCGTCATAGCCATCCCCAGCACCCACAGTGTCAACCGGCCTAACTGGGAAGGCTTCTTTTTTATGCCATTCGCCTTTGTTATATAGTTTTGAACCATTTTCCCCATCTTTAATGACAAGCTGTTCAATGCCATTTACTTTGGCGAATTCCGCCAAGGAGTCCTCCGAGTCATTACCTGTAATCAGCTTTATTTCATCTAAACCTGAAAGCAAAATATCCACATGACCGAATAGATCTGAATAGACGGCTCTCGCTTCCTCGATGGACCAGAGCTTCAAGCGTATATTCGGATCGAATGAAACAGGGATTTCTTTTTGTTTGGCCATTTCCATGACACGCTTGGCTATATGTATATTCCTCGGATCTATCGCCAGAAAAACTCCAGTTAGATGGACGAGATCAATCCCATCAAACATGCTCCCTGTTATATCTTCGGGATTTAAAGTCAAGATGGGTGATTGTTGCCGGTAATAAAAAGTCTTTCCCGACCCATCCTCACGAATTTCTTTAAAGTTAAGAGATGTAGGATACCCGGATACAAAAGCAACATCACTCACATCAATGCCTTCTCCGCGTGCGAAATTATATATCACCCTGCCAAACTCATCATTTCCTAACCGGCTAATCCATTTCACGCGCATGTCAAGTCTTGCACAGCCAATGGCAAAATTCAGCTCGGCCCCTCCTACTTTTCGCTCAAAACGGTTTACGAAGCGTAAAGGTCCTGTCTCTTCCGGATTTAGCGTAATCATGGCGTCACCCAGCGTTAAAACACCATATTTTGATGACAATGCAGTACCTCCTTCTTTCGGCCAATCACAAATCCAAGCTACTATTGTGATTCAAACCGCTTTCGTTAGTAAATCGGTTTAGTGAAAAAGAATGATTTTACTAAACCGGTTTTGTAATTCATAAGGAAATTGTAAATGAAAACCCTGCCAAAAACAATAGAAAAATTAGATAATTTTAAATTAAATTTTTATTCGGCACATTTACAGCTCTTTTTATAAAAAAATAGGAATTAATCCATTTAATGCTAATAGCATACTTTCTCCTTCGTTTTGAATGATTAGCAGATTGGATTTTTACATTATCCAGGTTCCTAACAATTGCACTCTTTGCTATACTGAATCAATTGCTAAATAATTTGGAAGGGTTGTTTTGAATGAGTTATGTAAAAATTTACATGTTACTTACAGGAATCATGATCACCTGGGGATTAAACGTTTCCGTCCTTAAATTTATCGTTATGAATACGCAACCAGTAACCATAACAGCATTAAGGATCTTTACAGCTTCACTTATCGTCATTCTTATTCTTTTTTATCTAGGCCTGATACGCCTCCCTAAGAAAAAGGAGCTATTTTACGTTTTTGGCGGAGCGTTATTGAGTGTCGTTTTTCACCATTATTTCTTAGCTGAAGGGTTAACAATGACGTCCGGCTCCAATGCTGGGTTGATTTTGGGTATGGGGCCGATATTGACAGTCATCTTGACCATGGTTTTCTTTCGCCAAAAACCTACAGTGATCCGCCTGCTTGGTTTTCTGTGTGGCGCTTTGGGCGTAAGCTTTACCGTCATGGCTGGAGGCGGTGGCGTTCATTCTATCAATCTCGGAGATGTCGATATTCTGTTATCCATCCTTTCACAGGCGCTGAGCTTCATTTTGATTAATCAAGCGTCGAAAACGATGGATCCACGGCTATTGACCGGCTATATGATGCTAGTCGGTTCTTTCATTCTTTTTGCCATCAGCTTTTGGAAGGAACCGGACGGTTTATCTTCGCTTGCCGCTGCCCCCCCTTCCATGTGGGGAGCTTTCTTCTTTTCGGCAATTTTTGCCACTGCGCTGGGGCATATGAGTTATAATTATGCGATTGGGCAGGTCGGTGCAGCGGAATCCTCCATATTTCTTAATTTAAATACCTTATTCGCATTGGTAGGGGCTGTCATTTTTCTGAAAGAAGCCATCCTGCCTTCACATTTCATCGGGCTGATTTTGATCGTTATAGGCGTGTTGCTCGGTTCAGGAGCGACGGAAATGTGGATTCTCCAGAGGAAAAAACAGAAGGCTGCCTGATTGATTTCAGGCAGCTTACCTTTTGTACATTTTATAGGTCACTGGTTTACACAACAGGGACCATACCAGAGATGGGTATGGTCTGTAAACCTAGAGTCCGAATTGATTTTTTCTAGTATTCTTCATGGTTGAAAGCCTCGTGTTTTCATAGGGTTGTTAAGTGAGATATCCCACGCAAGAATGCTGATCGTTTACTTGCCTTTATCATTTAGCTTCATGCCTCTTATCAGTACTTCTGCCACTTCCGGACGGGTGAACTCCAACGGTGGAATCAGTCCCTTCCGCAGCATTTCCCTGACTTTCGTCCCGCTTAATATGAATCTATCTTCTTCTGTATGTGGACAAGTTTTCAAGGACGCCATATTCAAACACTTTTTACAGTAAAAGCTATGCTCAAAGAACAACGGTTTTATGCCAATCTTCACCGGGTCGAACTGGCTGAAAATTTCTTGGGCCTCATACGTGCCATAATAATCGCCTACACCCGCATGATCACGGCCAACAATAAAATGGGTGCACCCATAATTCTTGCGGACGATGGCATGAAAGACCGCTTCCCGAGGACCTGCATAGCGCATGGCAGCAGGATATATGGCAAGCAAGACCCGATCCGTGGGGTAGTAATTTTTTAATAGGGCCTGATAGCTTTCCATTCGAATATTTGCTGGTATATCATCCTCTTTCGTCTCACCGACCAGAGGGTGCAATAGGAGTCCATCAACGGTTTCCAATGCGGTTTTTTGCAAATATTCATGAGCCCGATGTACAGGATTCCTCGTCTGAAAACCTACCACCGTCTTCCAACCTAGTTCAGCGAACATCTTTCTCGTTTGTGCAGGATTCAAATGAAATTTTTCAAAGGGTTTATGTGAGGCCTTGTTTATGTGATGAATAGGTCCTGCTACATATATGTCCCCCTGACCAAACAGTTTTTTCACTCCAGGATGGTTATGGTCCACTGTTTTATACACAAGTTTTGCTTCCTGATGTTTATCGTATTCAAATTTCTCTTCAACTAAAATGATGCCGGCAAGCTCTCCTTCATCCGTGTATAATGCGACTTCATCGCCAATTTTCATTTGCCCTGCCTCTTCTTTCGTTACAGGGAGAGTGATGGGTATGGTCCATGGCAATCCGTTCGCTAAATGCATATCATTAATGACACTTTCGTAATCCGCTTTTCCCATGAATCCAATTAGTGGACTAAACCCACCATTTGAAATCATTTCCAAGTCAGACGCAATCCATTTCGATATTGTCAGTGAAAATAAGGATTCGCACATATCCAAATACTGTTTTCTGGCCTTTTCCGTTAATTCACGCTGGATCAGTTTGCCGCCATGTGGATCAATAGTGTTCCATTGAACATTCATATATAACCTCTCAATCATTTGATTTCATTCGTTTTATATGCTCCTTTTCAAACCCGACATCACATACCCGCATCGATTAAATAGTCGATGATTTGCTGCACGCATTCCTCTATCGTGTTCTGACTCGTTTCAATGATGATTTCCGGATTCTCCGGTTCTTCATAGGGAGCCGATACGCCAGTAAAGTGAGTGATTTCACCAATTCTAGCTTTCTTATACAATCCTTTTGGATCCCGTTCTTCACAGGCTTCAATCGGACACTTTACATATATCTCGATAAATTCATCGGTTTTCACCTTTTTTCTGACATCGTTGCGGTCATTGGCATAGGGAGATATGAAAGTGGCCAATACGACGATTCCGCTATCAACAAAAATTTTGGACATTTCTCCTATTCGCCTTATATTCTCTTTCCGGTCATTCGCACTGAAGCCAAGATCTTCATTCAGACCATTTCGTAAGTTATCTCCATCTAATATATACGTCGAAATACCTTTTGCATGAAGCCTGGCCTCAACCATATTTGCGATGGTGGACTTACCTGAACCTGATAATCCTGTAAACCAAAGAATATAGCTTTTATGTCCGTGCAGCGCTTGCCTATGCTGTTTCGTAATTGAAAAAACATGTTTATGGATATTCTCATGTTGACTCACACTATTTCCCCTTTTACCGTTTTTTATTGTTCCGGATGACAAAAATCAAGGAACCTGCCCACCCAAGCAAAATCAGCAAATAAATGGACACAGCCCAATCATCGACGCCACAAGTGACAATCAACGTTCGCGCATTCGTCAGAACGATGAAGCCCCCAACGAGGACACCCAATAAATGCGAAGGCAATTTTGTTACGATCCATGCAGCAATGGGAGCGGCAATGATTCCCCCAGCCATCAAGGAGATGACCCAAAACCAATTCACGTCCTGCCACCCCAGGGCAATGAGAAAACCAAGGGTTGCTGAAACGGCAATCGCGAATTCACTTGTATCAACGGTACCCACCACTTTTCTGGCAGGGACTCCTTTTTGTGATAGTAGAACTGGAGTGGTGATCGGTCCCCATCCTCCCCCGCCGGTTGCATCGGCAAAGCCAGCTACAAGTCCCAATAGTACCGATTTTTTTCTTGAGAGATTAATTGATTTCTTTTCACTTGTTTTGGTCGTTCTTAAAAAACGAAAAAGGACAAATACGCCAAGAATCAGTAAAAACAAGGAAATATACGGTTTAATCACTTCACCAGGCAATTGACTTAAAAAACAAGCTCCTGCAAATGCCCCGATCGATCCGGGGATGATCAATTTGAAAA
Coding sequences within:
- a CDS encoding AraC family transcriptional regulator — protein: MNKSTKVLGHDALFPFAFLFQDTKSPQNELSDHMHDFYEIVYVYSGKGTFFIGDVFYDMQQGDVFLIPNNTIHRAMPDRGDPVTSTITFFSPALLYKDMMDDSFSYLHLFDLLKKRKKYKISLSKIEQSRLEEQLLNIQREATSDALGSRHACILTVHQILLDLHRAIADDEQAPYIGHTYSPEWIQAILIHIHDHLSEPLTLSTLAGKASVSPSHFSRVFKETTGIGLVVYLNMKRIIKAKELLSGTDLTVSSIAEMCGFESMPQFYRTFKKYNDKTPAVFRKGKSNGLR
- a CDS encoding MFS transporter, with translation MFSNGRGMIIVFLFLAGVINYLDRSALSIAAPFIQDDLSLTATQMGIIFSSFSVGYAIFNFLGGMASDRWGAKLTLFVAMIVWSLFSGALVLAVGFASMIIIRILFGMGEGPLSATINKMVNNWFPANKRASVIGLTNSGTPLGGAIAGPIVGFIAISYGWRVSFIAIMIIGLIWAICWWKFAKEKPNDSIAQENPGNQYVAATTEGNLKFTFYLKQKTVLFTALAFFSYNYILFFFLTWFPSYLVNARGLSVENMSIITVIPWIFGFIGLALGGFVSDFFYKKFAQKGVLFSRKLVLVTCLFLSAVCIGLAGIVTTTLSAVTLVALSVFFLYLTGAIYWAIINDVVDPDNVGSVGGFMHFLANTAGIIGPTLTGYIVDTSGTYTVAFLLAGGLAVFASLAVIRFVRPIVKPA
- a CDS encoding substrate-binding domain-containing protein, encoding MKPITITDVANHAKVSKSTVSQYLNKRYEYMSEKTRKKIEETIEELNYQPNILARSLKQKSTFTVGVVVANILHTFSTQVIRAIENYFYDHGFHIIVCNADDNPEKEKNYIEMLRAKQVDGIIIFPTGDNLDLYKRMKSDQFPIVFMDRTIEELNIATVMLDNHLASKLAVDRFIEKGIEHIAIITTSIIRDISPRIERIQGYKDALSSHGIPSNSDYIKTVNIDEIPVALSEFFDLERRPQAILAGNDIVLNEVLRYMKKHEINIPGDIAVIGIDDVPYASFYTPTITTIDQPAIEMANLAAELLLSQINKEEKKDTSVHRLKPTLLMRNSC
- a CDS encoding SDR family oxidoreductase codes for the protein MIPIHENLSSRVAVITGGSGVLCSKMAIELARHGVKIAILNRTAEKGREVVELIERDGGTALSIATDVLDRSSLEKAREEIKKTFGRVDILINGAGGNHPDAITAPETYGEETEGKSFFDLDENGFSQVFSSNFTGTFLASQVFGKELLQAEAPAIINLSSMSSYSPMTKVPAYSAAKASINNFTMWMAVHFAEAGLRVNAIAPGFFLTKQNRDLLLTEDGSLTARSNKIITATPMKRFGKPEDLLGTLLWLADESYSGFVTGITVPVDGGFMAYSGV
- the uxuA gene encoding mannonate dehydratase, producing the protein MNITFRWYGKDNDTVTLEQVKQIPGVKGIVWALHQKPVGEVWEKEEIKKEIDYIQSFGFHTDVVESVNVHESIKLGNEDRMKYIENYKETIRNLSEVGVKVICYNFMPIFDWTRTEMFHPLEDGSTALFYEKGKVDTLDPQELIRTVAEASDLTLPGWEPEKMERISELFEAYKRVDEEQLWANLGIFLKEILPVAEASGIKMAIHPDDPPWSIFGLPRIITGEASYEKLISISNSPSNAFTMCTGSMGANPENDMVQVAKKYAYRAPFSHIRNVKIYENGDFVETSHYTQDGSINVQGVVAELNKQHYSGYVRPDHGRHIWGEVCRPGYGLYDRALGIMYLLGLWDANEAAKLGGRS
- a CDS encoding bifunctional 2-keto-4-hydroxyglutarate aldolase/2-keto-3-deoxy-6-phosphogluconate aldolase, translating into MMEKHSIINQLTEMKVVAVIRGQHAEEAAQLSKAAIEGGIRAIELTYTTPQIEEAFKHLVNTDALIGAGSVLDSETARHAILSGAQFIVSPYFVEGVATLCNRYGVPYMPGCMTIREMASALEAGCDVLKLFPANHFDPSFIKSVNGPLPNVRIMPTGGVNLDNMNDWLQAGAVATGIGSDLNKAYKSGGYDAVVELSKKYMQKIAE
- a CDS encoding zinc-binding alcohol dehydrogenase family protein yields the protein MKAVQVRKAHELVIQEVEKPRISNPTDVLVKVKRVGICGSDMHIYHGTNPLATLPRIVGHEVAGEVAEIGEEVVGIKVGDHVVIEPIRYCGTCYACRKGRQNVCETLSVFGVHEEGGMREWCVLPEKQLHVVDSAIAWEEIVLAEPYTIGAQAVWRGEVEEGDTVLIQGAGPIGICILKMAKLQGASVMITDLSEERLSFAKKSGADVTVHAGKEDVQARVQEWTNFEGANVVIDAVCLPMTFEMSFNVVSTAGRIVVLGFDERTAAISQLPITKKEVSVKGSRLQTNQFPKVVKLLNEGKLRQEGLVTHTFSLEDVQEAFNFVESHPEQVRKAIIVFNEGGA